Part of the Tamandua tetradactyla isolate mTamTet1 chromosome 11, mTamTet1.pri, whole genome shotgun sequence genome, ttttttgtttttgtttggcctAATATTTGCTAAACGAATGAATGGGCCACTACAGTAAAAGGGGGGCACTGGGATAGTTTCTGGGCGCTGTGCATGGGTCCCCGTCTTTCCCTCTAGCGTCCACCAGTCCTCACGCCTCCCTTGTTTACGGGAAGAAAAGAGGCCGCGCTGGCTcggctggggaggtggggagtaCGAATTTGCCTATCCCCTGCCAGTGACCGATAGCCGCAGGCTCCCGGGCGCGGCCCAGGCGGCCACTTCCGCGCTTCTCACTGGGCACATCCCTTCGGTTTCCGCGACACGAGCTCCACGCGTGGGTTTTCGCACTAGTAAGGCAGCGAGTCCCCCTGCAGGGCAGTCCCCGGGAACACGTGGCTGCCGCCCCCCCGACGTCGCGGCCAGGCCCCGCCTCCAACCTACCCCCTGGGAGGCGGGTTTCGGCGAGCTGAAGTGAGCCCCGCAGagccagaggaaaaagaaaacatcacctcCCTCGCCACGCGCCATCGCTCCAAGAAAACCTTATTCCGGTCCTtcaaaaaaaggatgaaaaattgtCCGAGTGCCTGCACTCATTCGTGGTGCGGGCCCTTTAAGGGGAGGGCCCCTGCCCCCACTCCAGTCCTGGCCCGGGAGCCTTCCCGCCACTAGAGCGACTGGACTTCCACGACTATATTTGGAAATAGCGACGTCAGCGCGCGCGCGCCGCTTCCGGCTGCCCATATAAGGTCAGGGGTCGAGATCTCCTTAGCTGGTGGTAGCGCGTTTCTTCCGGGCGGGCCGGGGGCGGGCGCTTGGCCTACCAGGCACACCCCCTCCGGGGCAGCTTGGTCCCGCTGGAGCCCGCGGCTTCCGGCCCGACGTCCAACGGGGTCGGTGGATTGCGGGCGTGGAGGGAGAGGAAGGTTTCGCTTCCTTCCCTGCGGGGGCCAGGAATGCTTGGCGCCCCTCCCGGAAGGACCCCTCCCGTCTGCGGACGACCTCAGGGTTCCCACTAACGCCATTTTCCAGAGGCCGTGCGACACACAGAGCTACCCGCCCATGACCCCTTCATCCCTTGCTCCCCCACAGCGATATGCCCTACAAGGACCCCTTCCAGGTTgtacccccaacacacacaaataaaagcGATCTTCCCAATGCTCCTTTAGGTGCCGCACCCTTCCCCCCAACATGGGGACTCAACAATTACTCCCCTCCCAAACTGATCCAGTCAGCAACTCTGCCACACACCGCCACCACGGACACCCCCACGATGGCCTACTCGCTGGACGCTATATGCGACCCCATAAGCGACTCTGGCCCACCTGGGGGCGGCCATCCGGGACTCCCCCAGACATCCTTCCCACCGGGATGGATGGGAACAAACTCCCCAGGCTCCACTCAGGCTCCAGACCcgccgcccacccccacccccagataaAGCGCTTTCCGGGAGGCCCCACACCGAGTGCCTCAGTCATCCAGGTGGGGCCGTTGAGATCCTCCCTAGACATTTCGGGCCCTCCCCATTCAGAGACGCCCCAGGCAGGGGACTCCCCTGGAAGCCAGCCTCAGAACCCACTGCCCCGCGACCCCCACTCTCGCCCCCCCAAAACTTCCGCTCATAGAGAGGAGAAGCAGTACAAAGTCCACCTCCGCACATCCTCCCGGAGGTGAGTCCCGCCCAGGAGCATCTTCGGGGCCCCGTCACTCCCGGTTCTCCTTAGAGCGACCTCGAGGCGCCCCCTTCCCTCCCGCAGCAGAAGGAGGCGGCGAAACGCCCCGCAGATTACGCGCCTCTACCCAACTCCTTCCCAGCCCTGTCATTCGGGTCCCTAGGCTGGGACGGCCTCGCGGGACGAATCTGGAGTGCAGCCCCTCGGGAGTTCGCTAAACGGAGCTAAGAAGAATCGAATGAGCCCCTTCTCCAGTTGTCTGGGTTCAGGGAGGTGATTAGTAATCAGACTGCCCAGAAGGGAGGCCGAGGTTATACAGCCACAACCAGAGGCGTTGGGTCTCGAACCAACAGTCGGCGCTTCGACCTTAAATCTGGCGGGCGCAGGAGAAGGGGGCGGAGCACGCGGACAGGAAGCCGCCTCCGCCCATAGCCAAGATGGCTACGGCGCGGCCTAGGTGAGGGCGGAAGTTTTGGCGCTTCGCGCCCCGCCCATCCTCCTGTAAGACCTCTCTTTCTCGGCTGGCGGCCCTACTCTCTATGGCGGTTCGGGTCACGTGACGGGGGGGGCGGGGAAGCCGGCGCGTGGTCCTCCGCCCCGAGGGAGCAAGCAAGCAGGGCCGAGCGGGGAGGTGGCTCGGCCGAGGGGAGGGGGGGAGTGACATGTCTCTCGAAGACCCGTTTTTTGTCGTGCGAGGGTGAGTGACGGCGACCGGGGCGGGCGGCGGGTGCTCAGTCCCCTTCCCCTGCTCCCAGCGCGGGCCGGGGCGATACCAGGCTGCCCGCGCGCCGCCGTCGGGTGCGGGGCCGGGGTCGTCTCGGGGGGATCCGAGGGTCTCCACCTGTTTGGGGGCGCCGCAGGGGATGCCGCCTGTCCCCAGCCACCCCCGCTGTGCCCTGCCCACAGCGAGGTGCAGAAGGCGGTGAATGCGTCCCGCGGGCTGTACCAGCGCTGGTGCGAGCTCCTGCTGGAGGGCGCGGCGGCGGGCCGCGAGGAGCTGGACTGGACCACCAATGAGTTGCGGAACGGCCTGCGCAGCATCGAGTGGGACCTGGAGGACCTGGAAGAGACCATCGATATCCTGCTGGGCGGCAGTGGCACGGGACGGTGGGGGGCGTTGGGGGGGAGCGCTGTACCCCCACATCCGGAAGATTTTGAGGAAGGGGGGCAGCCTCTACTCCTGTCCGGCCCTGACCTTGACCCTTGACTCCCCGCTCACGCATCGTGGAGGCCAACCCGGGCAAGTTCAAGCTCCCAGCCGGCGACCTGCAGGAGAGGAGGGCGTTTGTGGAGCGGATGCGAGAGGCTGTCCAGGTAAGGAGAGGACCCGCCCCCTCCAGAaggcggggtgtgtgtgtgtgtgtgtgtgtgtgtgtgtgtgtgtgtgtgtgtgtgtgtgtgtgtgtgtgtgtgtgtgtgtgtgtgtgtgtgtgtgtgtgtgtgtgtgtgtgtgtgtgtgtgtgtgtgtgtgtgtgtgtgtcggacCCCGGGGAAGTGAGTGTGGGAAGGTTGGGGTGTCTTGACTCCTTCTCCCCCAGGAAATGAAGGACCATATGGTCAGGCCCACAGCCGTTGCCTTGCTGGAGAGGAACAACAGAGAGGTGAGGCCTCCTGGCACAGCGTCCTGGCCTGAGCCCCCTCTGGGCCCCTGCGCTCTGAGTTCGAGTCTGTTCCGTGTGTGTGTTCACGCCTCTCTCCTGGGTATGTGGGCGCCTGGTCCCTCCCGGCCAATGTGCATCCCCTCCCTAGATGCCAGCCTGCTCTTTCTGCCTGTGTCCCCCATCCCAAGTCCTCCCTGTGGGTTGATTTGTACTTCAGGCACCTATCCTCAAGCCTTCTCCCTTTCTGCGTGGTGGGTACTAGTTTCCTTACATTGAGGGAGCTGGGGATGGGGAAGCCTGCATACCTACCTTGTGTGCATGTCTGTCCTTTCTGCTTACGCACCCTGTTGTGTGTAGGCTCCCTGCCTTCtctgtttggatgccttttcccTCTGGGTCATGTGCCTTTTCTTTGCATGTGATAAAACCCCAGCCTTTAGGTGTCCTGTTGTGAGCTGGCgtggggtgtgggtgggtggaggCACGGAGTCCCGCACCAGGCTGATGTGCTATAGCAGTGCCCACATACCTTCCACGCGGGCCACCTTGTGGATTACAGTTCGAACTCAGAAAGGCACAGCCTGGTGCAGTAGCAGAGAGCATTCTGCTGTGCTCGGGCCATGGCGGACCCATGCTAGAAGCTTTGTGAGTCCTGGGAGGCAGAGCCCAAGAAGCAGGGGGACCCAGCCTGTGCCCAGTAGAGTAGGCAGTGGAAACCAGATTCAAACCCGGGCTCTCCTCTGGCTCTGTCTGCCTCCAGCATTCCGAAATGACAGTAATGAGTGATGTCAATGAGAACTGTAGCAGTCCCggtttcacagatggggaaacagaggcacagagggcTCCAGGTGACAGGGCTAAGGTCACCTCACTAGTAAGTGGTGGGGCTGGGATTGGACCcccagaccccacccccaccccctgcccacacCCCTAGGGACCGCATTCATGGGTACATTTGCCACCATCTGCATCTGGCCCCGCTGAACACGGGCATCCCCTCCCTGAGCTGGTGGTCTCTGAACCCACAGCTGTTGGCGGGCAAGGCGGCCACCCAGAAGTCATCCAGCGACCTGCTGGATGCCAGCGCGGTCTCGGCCACCTCGCGCTACATTGAGGAGCAGCAGGTCACACAGCAGGTGTGTGGGAGGGCGGGTGGGGGGGGTGCGGGCGCTGGGCAGGAGCTGTGGCTGAgcgtgggggggtgggggctgcagacAGCTCagcccctcccacccctcccctgcccaGCTGATCCTGGACCAGCAGGACCAACAGCTAGAAATGGTGTCTGGCAGCATTCGGGTCCTGAAGCACATGTCTGGGTGCGTCGGAGAGGAGCTGGACGAACAGGGCATGTGAGAGGCCAGGACCCCCTGGGGGAGGGCCAGGAGCCCGCAGCTGCCCTGGAGCCTCGGTCCCTCCCTGGGCCACTGACCCTGTGCTCTTGGCAGCATGCTGGACGCGTTTGCTCAGGAGATGGATCACACCCACTCCCGGATGGACGGGGTCCTCAGGAGAATGGCCAAAGCCTCCCACATGACTAGTGGTAAGTGCCCTGGGTAGTCATGGAGGCCCCCTTTTCCCCATGACCTCCGGCCCTCTGGACTGCCCCCCTCAACCCGCCCCCTTGCCAGATCGCCGACAGTGGTGTGCCATCGCGGTCCTGCTGGGCGTGCTTCTGCTGGTTCTCGTCCTGCTCTTCGCCCTCTGACCCCAGCTCTTCACACCCTGGGGGAGCGCCGAGCACTTTAAGAGCTGGGTAGGGTCTGCCCCCTTGGGGAGGGGCACCCCTGGGGAGCAGCTCCAGAGCTCTCAGGGCCAGAGTGGGGACTCCCCCCTGGCCATCCATCCCAAGTGCACTTAGGGGCGCTTGAATGACAGATTTACTCGCTCATCCGCAGGGGGAGACCCCCGCCATGCCCCTCTCCAGCTCTACTTCCTGTGTCCCCCAGCTATTTGCCCGCGTGCCTTCTACATGTGCCAATCCAGAAATAAAATTCCAGCTTTTTTATACAAGTTTGAATCATGCAGTGTGTTGCTTCTAGGCTTGTGCCGGATCCCTGAGCGGGCTTGCTGGTCCAGAGACCCCTGCTTGCCTGCACAGGGGCCCCGGGGTGTGCATGGTGGGGGTGAGGGTTTCAATTTCAGAGCTCGatatttgatgcagaaaagattaTTCCTGTTTAGTTCTTAGATTTGGTAACGGagagtttattaatttatttggaaTTGAAAATTCCAAACTCTGATTCTTCTGTGAGCCCTCAGATCAGCCTACCcattccctgttggttctgtgcTGGAGTTTAGCCAAGCCCATAGCTGCTGGCGAGGGGTCTTTGAGTGACGTTGGGCTCCACTGCCACGGCCTCTGCTAACATGGGGAGTGTGACAGCGAAGTGCTATGTCCGCAGAGGGGCCTTCCTGAAGGCAAAATGATTCCTATAAACCGAGCAAGCATGTAGGTGAACCTGAGGTTATCACCTTGTAGCATTATCTCAGTCCTACGGCTTAGGTAACAAAACATCCAAACCAGGAGTCTCAGTTTCTCCTTTGTACATTGTCAAGGGCCGGGCGTTTGGAGGTTGTCATTTGTGCCGGCTGGAAACTGTCACGTGcctcagaaaagccttgttcttctaatccaatattgtgggtGCACAGGTATTGTTGGGTAGggcttgattaggttgtttccatggctatgtgaccccacccattcaaggtgggtcttaatccttttgctggagccctgcatgaagagaataaaagacagaaaacagacagctcagagagctgagagatgaaatcaagtgatgcagatgtttggagatgctgagaaaTCCAGAATTTTCCTTGGAGAAACTACCCgaggcttggagaggaagccactggaatcagaagctgaaagcaacaaaccaggagcaaggagcTCAGgggccagccacgtgccttcccagctgacagaggtgtcccagatgctggcaacCTTTCTtcaagtcaaggtatctttccgtggatgtcttaacttggacattttcatggccttagaactataaacttgtaacctaatacatcccctttgtaaaaggcaATCCAGTTCTAGTaaattgcatcccagcagctttagcaaactggaatGTCATTTTATTAGGCTAATTTGTCAAATCTTAAAAAGGGCGAGATAGGAACGGGTTTCCTTTTTTTGCACAAAAACATGGCTACTATGTGTTTTGGTTCTCTCAATCCTTGGTGGACTCAATTCTAAGTCTTCCTGGGGTTAAAAGATCTATGGCCAGCTTTGGGAAGACGTGTTGTTTCCACTTACCTAGGTTGAGAGGCACTTGTCACCAGTCACCCTCGGGAATTTTTGAAGTCGACCCTTGGAAGTCCCACTTGACAGCGGGACAGTCTGGTCTTCTTGAAATAAACAGTGAGCTGAAATATTGCCCGATTATCTCTGCTCTATGGATGTCTGCAACTCCTGCCCCATCACCACCAAGTGGACTTTGGATTGACTTGGGCACCTTTTCCATCTCATCGCCAAGATCTTTTGACTTGATGGACTGCAGAGCTAGGTAAATATCTTCTCCATTTTGTTGGAAATATCCTTGGATAGAGGGGATACTCAGGAATGTTAGTATGTCTGTCCTTTCTCACTGGATAGGGCTGCTTGTGTCCTCAGAACACCCACAGGATGTTTTAAATGATACCTGTTTGGTTTTGACCTGTGGTGTCCATTTTCACGTGTTTCCTTCCAACTTGTGGGCGCATTGGGTCAGGGCGAGCAGCTGTTGGCCTGGAGCAGGCCACTGCAAGGGCTCCAGGTGTCGCATATGCGGGTTTGTGGGTGTGTGAGGGTCGTGTTCCTGGGGTTTGGGGAA contains:
- the STX10 gene encoding syntaxin-10 isoform X3; the protein is MRPAGCTSAGASSCWRARRRAARSWTGPPMSCGTACAASSGTWRTWKRPSASWRPTRASSSSQPATCRRGGRLWSGCERLSRPTAVALLERNNRELLAGKAATQKSSSDLLDASAVSATSRYIEEQQVTQQLILDQQDQQLEMVSGSIRVLKHMSGCVGEELDEQGIMLDAFAQEMDHTHSRMDGVLRRMAKASHMTSDRRQWCAIAVLLGVLLLVLVLLFAL
- the STX10 gene encoding syntaxin-10 isoform X2 — protein: MSLEDPFFVVRGEVQKAVNASRGLYQRWCELLLEGAAAGREELDWTTNELRNGLRSIEWDLEDLEETIVPAHASWRPTRASSSSQPATCRRGGRLWSGCERLSRPTAVALLERNNRELLAGKAATQKSSSDLLDASAVSATSRYIEEQQVTQQLILDQQDQQLEMVSGSIRVLKHMSGCVGEELDEQGIMLDAFAQEMDHTHSRMDGVLRRMAKASHMTSDRRQWCAIAVLLGVLLLVLVLLFAL
- the STX10 gene encoding syntaxin-10 isoform X1, with the protein product MSLEDPFFVVRGEVQKAVNASRGLYQRWCELLLEGAAAGREELDWTTNELRNGLRSIEWDLEDLEETIGIVEANPGKFKLPAGDLQERRAFVERMREAVQEMKDHMVRPTAVALLERNNRELLAGKAATQKSSSDLLDASAVSATSRYIEEQQVTQQLILDQQDQQLEMVSGSIRVLKHMSGCVGEELDEQGIMLDAFAQEMDHTHSRMDGVLRRMAKASHMTSDRRQWCAIAVLLGVLLLVLVLLFAL
- the STX10 gene encoding syntaxin-10 isoform X4 — its product is MSLEDPFFVVRGEVQKAVNASRGLYQRWCELLLEGAAAGREELDWTTNELRNGLRSIEWDLEDLEETIGIVEANPGKFKLPAGDLQERRAFVERMREAVQEMKDHMVRPTAVALLERNNRELLAGKAATQKSSSDLLDASAVSATSRYIEEQQVTQQLILDQQDQQLEMVSGSIRVLKHMSGCVGEELDEQACWTRLLRRWITPTPGWTGSSGEWPKPPT